A single genomic interval of Pomacea canaliculata isolate SZHN2017 linkage group LG5, ASM307304v1, whole genome shotgun sequence harbors:
- the LOC112565375 gene encoding tetraspanin-21-like encodes MIQNQCCGVDNYLDFENATKWTRELNRTKLVIPMACCRIPSTDLECSRMPRDYNSHFLTGCFPKFKDKIERWKDTILAIGGTIVGVQISMVFLVLYVMNQLGIDVWFRELILKPLGLSELPPEPTPEPITPA; translated from the exons ATGATTCAA AATCAGTGCTGTGGTGTCGACAACTACTTGGACTTTGAAAATGCTACAAAATGGACTCGAGAACTGAATCGTACTAAGCTAGTGATTCCTATGGCATGCTGCCGTATACCATCAACTGACTTGGAATGTTCTCGTATGCCGAGGGACTACAACAGCCACTTCTTGACG GGCTGTTTCCCCAAATTTAAGGATAAAATCGAACGGTGGAAGGACACTATACTAGCCATAGGAGGGACTATTGTTGGAGTTCAG ATCAGTATGGTGTTCCTGGTCCTTTACGTCATGAATCAGCTAGGCATAGACGTATGGTTTCGTGAGTTAATCTTGAAACCTCTGGGTCTGAGCGAGCTCCCACCG GAGCCGACGCCAGAGCCGATAACTCCCGCCTGA